A stretch of the Perca fluviatilis chromosome 17, GENO_Pfluv_1.0, whole genome shotgun sequence genome encodes the following:
- the LOC120545899 gene encoding protein sidekick-2 isoform X2 has product MFFRCEPFIFLHPQSDRCSLHYTSFKSSELQVTEHFFQISALWDSPRYFHGRCRAYNITGISTQIAIFSNYNMSAEVFENSESTNCTKAIFRGSPMSLLRCGPPYKVSFSRHSGRLVVNVSWQKEDTNNIKYYFVRYKALGSLSWSKSPVKSQNGEICTVENLNSSLDYTAQIKCDTNEKCSQCAWSEAYTVPSELTTQPVIVNLTDIAMSKDQRLLYLTWKFPAKELFDGYYVTIGKASGEAHELMNTTQPEITLILSYSAYHLNISAVNNASTSPPVSQAIPQREDMPSMGAGKVNVTVHSNTSFTIYWKDNLIKKYVCYSAEYMKKGHKAAYMSFYQNEKNYRTLSPLPEPLEPYKRYNITLHTRPNKDTCNMKNVNNSESTYGSTQFYFIEGYPVSAPTNISSYTVTLNSVVLQWSSIPEEDIRGFLLGYIIYYTEYNPRGTSTERNITVDPTLNSYELGDLKSGTAYKVQISGFTQAGEGVRNTESIFKTKSEGFSNFSGVITVSAVVATVLIFLSPIIKRAKVILWPSIPNPGNSNALQKIIGPCELELLESINALKAEEWDTYSLQIVEKEDVIPASTLALYRAFEEEEDSPESSCNWMQRDTEDASEGIPPVITAETFPDIQRTDPQSSPFAFSSGYTTMELFQQGIPQGMSANTSVTQDTESKSEDTDLAVVKFSTSPVLDSVEIFTIL; this is encoded by the exons atgtttttccgatgcGAGCCATTCATATTTCTTCATCCTCA GTCTGATCGTTGTTCACTACACTACACAAGCTTCAAATCCAG TGAATTGCAAGTCACAGAACATTTCTTCCAAATATCAGCACTGTGGGATTCACCCAG GTACTTCCACGGACGTTGCCGAGCATACAACATCACAGGAATCTCTACACAGATCGCAATATTTTCAAATTACAACATGAGCGCTGAGGTTTTTGAAAACAGCGAGTCAACAAATTGCACAAAAGCAATTTTCAGAGGCTCACCAATGAGCTTGT TGCGATGTGGTCCTCCATATAAGGTGTCCTTCAGTCGCCACTCTGGAAGGCTAGTTGTGAATGTGAGCTGGCAAAAGGAGGACACAAACAACATTAAATATTACTTTGTGAGATATAAAGCACTGGGCAGCCTGTCATGGAGCAAG TCACCCGTGAAATCACAAAATGGAGAGATTTGTACAGTGGAGAATCTAAACTCCTCACTGGACTACACTGCACAGATAAAGTGCGACACTAATGAGAAATGCTCACAGTGTGCATGGAGCGAAGCCTACACCGTCCCATCAG AACTAACTACACAACCTGTCATAGTCAACCTCACAGACATTGCAATGAGTAAAGACCAACGGCTGCTTTATTTAACCTGGAag TTTCCCGCCAAAGAGCTGTTTGATGGCTACTATGTGACCATTGGGAAGGCATCAGGAGAGGCACATGAGTTGATGAACACCACTCAGCCTGAGATCACACTGATTCTCTCCTATTCAGCTTATCATCTCAACATCAGTGCTGTCAACAATGCTAGCACCTCCCCACCTGTAAGCCAGGCAATACCACAGCGAGAAGACATGCCCA GTATGGGAGCTGGGAAGGTGAACGTGACAGTACACAGCAATACATCTTTTACCATCTACTGGAAAGACAATCTCATCAAAAAGTATGTCTGCTATTCTGCGGAGTACATGAAGAAGGGCCATAAAGCAGCGTACATGTCATTTTATCAGAACGAAAAAAACTATCGGACCTTATCTCCTTTACCAG AGCCTTTGGAGCCATATAAGAGATACAACATTACTCTACATACACGGCCGAACAAGGACACCTGCAACATGAAGAATGTAAACAACAGCGAGAGCACCTATGGGAGTACACAGTTCTATTTCATTGAAGGAT ATCCTGTCAGCGCTCCCACAAACATCAGCAGCTACACTGTGACGCTGAATTCAGTGGTGCTGCAGTGGTCGTCCATCCCCGAGGAAGACATCAGAGGTTTCCTACTGGGTTACATAATCTACTACACTGAGTACAACCCCAGAGGGACAAGTACAGAGAGAA ATATTACAGTGGATCCAACGTTAAACAGCTATGAATTGGGGGATCTCAAAAGTGGCACAGCATACAAAGTCCAGATATCAGGTTTCACCCAGGCAGGAGAAGGAGTACGAAACACAGAAAGCATCTTTAAAACTAAATCTGAAG GGTTTTCTAACTTCAGTGGTGTCATCACAGTCTCTGCAGTTGTGGCCACTGTGCTGATATTTTTATCGCCGATAATAAAAAG AGCAAAAGTCATTCTGTGGCCAAGCATACCTAACCCTGGAAACAGCAATGCATTGCAGAAGATAATAGGACCCTGTGAACTG GAACTATTAGAGTCCATCAACGCTCTGAAGGCGGAAGAATGGGATACATACAGCCTTCAAATAGTTGAGAAAGAAGATGTGATCCCTGCTAGCACATTAGCGCTTTATCGCGCCtttgaggaagaggaagactcACCAGAGAGTTCTTGTAACTGGATGCAAAGAGACACTGAAGATGCAAGTGAAGGCATCCCACCTGTCATTACTGCAGAGACATTCCCGGACATCCAACGGACGGACCCCCAGAGTTCTCCTTTCGCCTTTTCAAGTGGATATACAACAATGGAACTGTTTCAGCAGGGGATTCCTCAGGGCATGTCAGCAAATACATCAGTTACCCAAGACACGGAAAGCAAGTCCGAGGACACGGACTTGGCCGTGGTAAAATTTAGTACCAGTCCAGTCTTGGACAGCGTGGAGATTTTCACAATTTTGTGA
- the LOC120545899 gene encoding interleukin-31 receptor subunit alpha isoform X1, whose protein sequence is MVAQCGHEITSNPLYWFQSFSPSQATMVGRGFRFLDSKCFSDASHSYFFILSLIVVHYTTQASNPVNCKSQNISSKYQHCGIHPDGVHDLDCFGKYSSQGLKKCVWKPGNGALEKTYTLIVKQYFHGRCRAYNITGISTQIAIFSNYNMSAEVFENSESTNCTKAIFRGSPMSLLRCGPPYKVSFSRHSGRLVVNVSWQKEDTNNIKYYFVRYKALGSLSWSKSPVKSQNGEICTVENLNSSLDYTAQIKCDTNEKCSQCAWSEAYTVPSELTTQPVIVNLTDIAMSKDQRLLYLTWKFPAKELFDGYYVTIGKASGEAHELMNTTQPEITLILSYSAYHLNISAVNNASTSPPVSQAIPQREDMPSMGAGKVNVTVHSNTSFTIYWKDNLIKKYVCYSAEYMKKGHKAAYMSFYQNEKNYRTLSPLPEPLEPYKRYNITLHTRPNKDTCNMKNVNNSESTYGSTQFYFIEGYPVSAPTNISSYTVTLNSVVLQWSSIPEEDIRGFLLGYIIYYTEYNPRGTSTERNITVDPTLNSYELGDLKSGTAYKVQISGFTQAGEGVRNTESIFKTKSEGFSNFSGVITVSAVVATVLIFLSPIIKRAKVILWPSIPNPGNSNALQKIIGPCELELLESINALKAEEWDTYSLQIVEKEDVIPASTLALYRAFEEEEDSPESSCNWMQRDTEDASEGIPPVITAETFPDIQRTDPQSSPFAFSSGYTTMELFQQGIPQGMSANTSVTQDTESKSEDTDLAVVKFSTSPVLDSVEIFTIL, encoded by the exons ATGGTAGCACAATGTGGGCATGAGATTACCTCAAACCCACTCTATTGGTTTCAGTCTTTCAGTCCGTCCCAGGCGACAATGGTTGGCCGTGGATTTCGTTTTCTAGactcaaaatgtttttccgatgcGAGCCATTCATATTTCTTCATCCTCA GTCTGATCGTTGTTCACTACACTACACAAGCTTCAAATCCAG TGAATTGCAAGTCACAGAACATTTCTTCCAAATATCAGCACTGTGGGATTCACCCAG ATGGAGTCCATGATTtagattgttttggtaaatATAGTTCACAAGGtctaaaaaaatgtgtgtggaaACCTGGAAACGGTGCGTTGGAAAAGACATACACACTCATTGTAAAACA GTACTTCCACGGACGTTGCCGAGCATACAACATCACAGGAATCTCTACACAGATCGCAATATTTTCAAATTACAACATGAGCGCTGAGGTTTTTGAAAACAGCGAGTCAACAAATTGCACAAAAGCAATTTTCAGAGGCTCACCAATGAGCTTGT TGCGATGTGGTCCTCCATATAAGGTGTCCTTCAGTCGCCACTCTGGAAGGCTAGTTGTGAATGTGAGCTGGCAAAAGGAGGACACAAACAACATTAAATATTACTTTGTGAGATATAAAGCACTGGGCAGCCTGTCATGGAGCAAG TCACCCGTGAAATCACAAAATGGAGAGATTTGTACAGTGGAGAATCTAAACTCCTCACTGGACTACACTGCACAGATAAAGTGCGACACTAATGAGAAATGCTCACAGTGTGCATGGAGCGAAGCCTACACCGTCCCATCAG AACTAACTACACAACCTGTCATAGTCAACCTCACAGACATTGCAATGAGTAAAGACCAACGGCTGCTTTATTTAACCTGGAag TTTCCCGCCAAAGAGCTGTTTGATGGCTACTATGTGACCATTGGGAAGGCATCAGGAGAGGCACATGAGTTGATGAACACCACTCAGCCTGAGATCACACTGATTCTCTCCTATTCAGCTTATCATCTCAACATCAGTGCTGTCAACAATGCTAGCACCTCCCCACCTGTAAGCCAGGCAATACCACAGCGAGAAGACATGCCCA GTATGGGAGCTGGGAAGGTGAACGTGACAGTACACAGCAATACATCTTTTACCATCTACTGGAAAGACAATCTCATCAAAAAGTATGTCTGCTATTCTGCGGAGTACATGAAGAAGGGCCATAAAGCAGCGTACATGTCATTTTATCAGAACGAAAAAAACTATCGGACCTTATCTCCTTTACCAG AGCCTTTGGAGCCATATAAGAGATACAACATTACTCTACATACACGGCCGAACAAGGACACCTGCAACATGAAGAATGTAAACAACAGCGAGAGCACCTATGGGAGTACACAGTTCTATTTCATTGAAGGAT ATCCTGTCAGCGCTCCCACAAACATCAGCAGCTACACTGTGACGCTGAATTCAGTGGTGCTGCAGTGGTCGTCCATCCCCGAGGAAGACATCAGAGGTTTCCTACTGGGTTACATAATCTACTACACTGAGTACAACCCCAGAGGGACAAGTACAGAGAGAA ATATTACAGTGGATCCAACGTTAAACAGCTATGAATTGGGGGATCTCAAAAGTGGCACAGCATACAAAGTCCAGATATCAGGTTTCACCCAGGCAGGAGAAGGAGTACGAAACACAGAAAGCATCTTTAAAACTAAATCTGAAG GGTTTTCTAACTTCAGTGGTGTCATCACAGTCTCTGCAGTTGTGGCCACTGTGCTGATATTTTTATCGCCGATAATAAAAAG AGCAAAAGTCATTCTGTGGCCAAGCATACCTAACCCTGGAAACAGCAATGCATTGCAGAAGATAATAGGACCCTGTGAACTG GAACTATTAGAGTCCATCAACGCTCTGAAGGCGGAAGAATGGGATACATACAGCCTTCAAATAGTTGAGAAAGAAGATGTGATCCCTGCTAGCACATTAGCGCTTTATCGCGCCtttgaggaagaggaagactcACCAGAGAGTTCTTGTAACTGGATGCAAAGAGACACTGAAGATGCAAGTGAAGGCATCCCACCTGTCATTACTGCAGAGACATTCCCGGACATCCAACGGACGGACCCCCAGAGTTCTCCTTTCGCCTTTTCAAGTGGATATACAACAATGGAACTGTTTCAGCAGGGGATTCCTCAGGGCATGTCAGCAAATACATCAGTTACCCAAGACACGGAAAGCAAGTCCGAGGACACGGACTTGGCCGTGGTAAAATTTAGTACCAGTCCAGTCTTGGACAGCGTGGAGATTTTCACAATTTTGTGA
- the srek1 gene encoding splicing regulatory glutamine/lysine-rich protein 1 isoform X2 — MVHDQYVSSTGKIPEEAKALSLLAPATPVPSLISGGGLLPIPTPAPLQNLNLPVVNRLSAALDPTASLLSQPPLMGNVDPSKVDEIRRTVYVGNLNSQTTTADQLLEFFKQVGDVKFVRMAGDETQPTRFAFVEFVEQDSVVRALTFNGIMFGDRPLKVNHSNNAIVKPPEMTPQAAAKELESVMKRVREAQNTIAAAIEPADIKKLSSSRSIRSRRSRSRSRSRSPSRTHRKRSRSKHRPAPKLCPRTDSHNSRSSHKRRSRSRDKRRSRSRSRAHRRKSRDRSWSPRRKVRSPSPKRGKKDKRRERSRDRKGRSTSRKRSRKDEDRLKSRAKPTKVQRHYDREEKEDYVSDREDSVTLSEDMMSSPCTQHNGSYKTHNEYASMGADRTK; from the exons ATGGTTCATGACCAATATGTTTCCAGTACAG GGAAAATCCCAGAAGAGGCCAAAGCTTTGTCACTTTTGGCACCTGCCACCCCAGTACCCAGTCTGATTTCCGGAGGGGGGCTGCTACCAATTCCTACTCCAGCGCCGCTTCAGAAT CTGAACCTTCCCGTAGTGAATCGGCTGTCGGCTGCTCTGGACCCCACAGCATCATTGCTCTCCCAGCCCCCCCTCATGGGAAATGTGGATCCCTCAAAAGTCGATGAGATCAGGAGGACCGTTTATGTTGGCAACTTGAACTCACAG ACCACCACTGCAGACCAGCTGTTGGAGTTCTTCAAGCAGGTGGGAGATGTGAAGTTTGTGCGAATGGCTGGAGATGAGACTCAGCCGACGCGCTTCGCCTTCGTAGAGTTTGTCGAGCAGGATTCCGTCGTCAGAGCCCTGACCTTCAACGGAATCATGTTCGGAGACCGACCCCTGAA GGTTAATCATTCCAATAACGCCATAGTAAAACCCCCAGAGATGACGCCGCAGGCTGCTGCTAAGGAGCTAGAAAGTGTGATGAAGAGGGTGAGAGAGGCCCAGAATACCATTGCTGCTGCCATAGAACCAG CGGACATAAAGAAGCTTTCTTCCAGTCGGTCTATAAGGTCACGCCGGTCACGCTCGCGGTCACGCTCCCGCTCACCCTCGAGAACGCACAGGAAAAGGTCCCGTTCGAAACACAG ACCAGCGCCAAAGTTGTGTCCGAGGACTGACTCCCACAATTCCCGAAGCAGCCACAAGAGGCGTTCTCGCTCCAGAGACAAGAGACGCAGTCGCAGTCGCTCTAG GGCTCACAGGAGGAAGAGTAGGGATCGGTCCTGGAGCCCTCGGAGGAAAGTCAGATCACCCTCCCCAAAAAG AGGTAAGAAAGACAAGAGGAGGGAGCGCAGCAGGGACAGAAAGGGCCGCTCTACATCCAGGAAGAGGAGCCGCAAGGACGAGGACCGGCTAAAGAGCAGGGCCAAGCCAACGAAG GTGCAAAGGCACTATGACCGAGAAGAAAAGGAAGACTATGTAAGTGACAGAGAAGACTCCGTCACACTCAGCGAGGACATGATGTCCTCACCCTGCACCCAGCATAACGGCAGCTACAAGACTCACAATGAGTATGCATCAATGGGTGCAGACCGCACCAAGTGA
- the srek1 gene encoding splicing regulatory glutamine/lysine-rich protein 1 isoform X1, whose protein sequence is MSGIPGTAVVQVTNLSSAVSSEQMRTLFGFLGDIEELRLYPPDNAPLSFSSKVCYIKYRDPSSVGVAQHLTNTVFIDRALIVVPCAEGKIPEEAKALSLLAPATPVPSLISGGGLLPIPTPAPLQNLNLPVVNRLSAALDPTASLLSQPPLMGNVDPSKVDEIRRTVYVGNLNSQTTTADQLLEFFKQVGDVKFVRMAGDETQPTRFAFVEFVEQDSVVRALTFNGIMFGDRPLKVNHSNNAIVKPPEMTPQAAAKELESVMKRVREAQNTIAAAIEPADIKKLSSSRSIRSRRSRSRSRSRSPSRTHRKRSRSKHRPAPKLCPRTDSHNSRSSHKRRSRSRDKRRSRSRSRAHRRKSRDRSWSPRRKVRSPSPKRGKKDKRRERSRDRKGRSTSRKRSRKDEDRLKSRAKPTKVQRHYDREEKEDYVSDREDSVTLSEDMMSSPCTQHNGSYKTHNEYASMGADRTK, encoded by the exons cAATGCCCCTCTGTCTTTCTCGTCCAAAGTGTGCTATATAAAGTACCGAGACCCCTCCAGTGTTGGTGTGGCCCAACATCTCACCAATACAGTTTTTATTGACAGAGCTTTGATAGTAGTGCCATGTGCGGAAG GGAAAATCCCAGAAGAGGCCAAAGCTTTGTCACTTTTGGCACCTGCCACCCCAGTACCCAGTCTGATTTCCGGAGGGGGGCTGCTACCAATTCCTACTCCAGCGCCGCTTCAGAAT CTGAACCTTCCCGTAGTGAATCGGCTGTCGGCTGCTCTGGACCCCACAGCATCATTGCTCTCCCAGCCCCCCCTCATGGGAAATGTGGATCCCTCAAAAGTCGATGAGATCAGGAGGACCGTTTATGTTGGCAACTTGAACTCACAG ACCACCACTGCAGACCAGCTGTTGGAGTTCTTCAAGCAGGTGGGAGATGTGAAGTTTGTGCGAATGGCTGGAGATGAGACTCAGCCGACGCGCTTCGCCTTCGTAGAGTTTGTCGAGCAGGATTCCGTCGTCAGAGCCCTGACCTTCAACGGAATCATGTTCGGAGACCGACCCCTGAA GGTTAATCATTCCAATAACGCCATAGTAAAACCCCCAGAGATGACGCCGCAGGCTGCTGCTAAGGAGCTAGAAAGTGTGATGAAGAGGGTGAGAGAGGCCCAGAATACCATTGCTGCTGCCATAGAACCAG CGGACATAAAGAAGCTTTCTTCCAGTCGGTCTATAAGGTCACGCCGGTCACGCTCGCGGTCACGCTCCCGCTCACCCTCGAGAACGCACAGGAAAAGGTCCCGTTCGAAACACAG ACCAGCGCCAAAGTTGTGTCCGAGGACTGACTCCCACAATTCCCGAAGCAGCCACAAGAGGCGTTCTCGCTCCAGAGACAAGAGACGCAGTCGCAGTCGCTCTAG GGCTCACAGGAGGAAGAGTAGGGATCGGTCCTGGAGCCCTCGGAGGAAAGTCAGATCACCCTCCCCAAAAAG AGGTAAGAAAGACAAGAGGAGGGAGCGCAGCAGGGACAGAAAGGGCCGCTCTACATCCAGGAAGAGGAGCCGCAAGGACGAGGACCGGCTAAAGAGCAGGGCCAAGCCAACGAAG GTGCAAAGGCACTATGACCGAGAAGAAAAGGAAGACTATGTAAGTGACAGAGAAGACTCCGTCACACTCAGCGAGGACATGATGTCCTCACCCTGCACCCAGCATAACGGCAGCTACAAGACTCACAATGAGTATGCATCAATGGGTGCAGACCGCACCAAGTGA